One window of the Trifolium pratense cultivar HEN17-A07 linkage group LG2, ARS_RC_1.1, whole genome shotgun sequence genome contains the following:
- the LOC123906728 gene encoding uncharacterized protein LOC123906728 isoform X1 — MPPPPQYELDGGSRFRNVKFAPISDREKNILRHLTGKLTSLSETQIYLLSDEELTRHVVYELSHLPYDEFCRFLAAEISPFLPIIDRAYLYLLSQIYRKVEAKPKEEEQTGIVVLIVASVSIFVVTTRLVRNFCQWLNTRLQYSKGDFVVTTTISLKPEKPSNSPIFFSKYSIPEPEGLQGFKDIIYLRKARQERLIPSNRPIVSSKYSRSADVQKVEQHQEGTYRVVV, encoded by the exons ATGCCTCCTCCTCCTCAATACGAACTTGACGGCGGCTCTCGTTTTCGCAATGTCAAGTTCGCTCCCATCTCCGACCGCGAGAAAAATATCCTTCGCCATCTCACAGGCAAGCTCACTTCCCTCTCCGAAACCCAGATATACCTCCTCTCCGATGAAGAGTTAACTCGCCACGTCGTGTACGAGTTATCTCACCTACCCTACGACGAGTTCTGTCGTTTCTTGGCGGCCGAGATTTCCCCCTTCTTACCTATCATCGATCGAGCATATTTATATCTGTTATCTCAGATTTACCGTAAAGTCGAAGCCAAACCCAAAGAGGAAGAACAAACGGGGATAGTTGTTTTGA tTGTCGCCTCAGTTTCTATCTTCGTAGTCACAACAAGATTGGTGCGCAATTTCTGCCAG TGGTTGAACACAAGATTGCAATATTCTAAAGGTGATTTCGTTGTTACTACTACCATTTCTCTTAAG CCGGAGAAACCTTCAAATAGTcccatttttttctctaaataTTCAATACCTGAACCTGAAGGTCTCCAG GGTTTTAAAGACATTATATACCTTCGAAAAGCAAGACAG GAGCGACTGATACCTTCAAATAGACCCATCGTTTCCTCCAAATATTCAAGAAGTGCAGATGTGCAG AAAGTTGAGCAGCATCAGGAAGGCACATATAGAGTTGTTGTTTGA
- the LOC123906728 gene encoding uncharacterized protein LOC123906728 isoform X2, whose protein sequence is MPPPPQYELDGGSRFRNVKFAPISDREKNILRHLTGKLTSLSETQIYLLSDEELTRHVVYELSHLPYDEFCRFLAAEISPFLPIIDRAYLYLLSQIYRKVEAKPKEEEQTGIVVLIVASVSIFVVTTRLVRNFCQWLNTRLQYSKGDFVVTTTISLKPEKPSNSPIFFSKYSIPEPEGLQGFKDIIYLRKARQERLIPSNRPIVSSKYSRSADVQGYKVIQKGKTVF, encoded by the exons ATGCCTCCTCCTCCTCAATACGAACTTGACGGCGGCTCTCGTTTTCGCAATGTCAAGTTCGCTCCCATCTCCGACCGCGAGAAAAATATCCTTCGCCATCTCACAGGCAAGCTCACTTCCCTCTCCGAAACCCAGATATACCTCCTCTCCGATGAAGAGTTAACTCGCCACGTCGTGTACGAGTTATCTCACCTACCCTACGACGAGTTCTGTCGTTTCTTGGCGGCCGAGATTTCCCCCTTCTTACCTATCATCGATCGAGCATATTTATATCTGTTATCTCAGATTTACCGTAAAGTCGAAGCCAAACCCAAAGAGGAAGAACAAACGGGGATAGTTGTTTTGA tTGTCGCCTCAGTTTCTATCTTCGTAGTCACAACAAGATTGGTGCGCAATTTCTGCCAG TGGTTGAACACAAGATTGCAATATTCTAAAGGTGATTTCGTTGTTACTACTACCATTTCTCTTAAG CCGGAGAAACCTTCAAATAGTcccatttttttctctaaataTTCAATACCTGAACCTGAAGGTCTCCAG GGTTTTAAAGACATTATATACCTTCGAAAAGCAAGACAG GAGCGACTGATACCTTCAAATAGACCCATCGTTTCCTCCAAATATTCAAGAAGTGCAGATGTGCAG GGTTATAAAGTCATTCAAAAAGGCAAAACAGTTTTTTGA